DNA sequence from the Pirellulales bacterium genome:
TGTATTTGTAAATCATCACCTGATCGCCCATCTTCACCAGTTCGTTAAACCGCATATCGATTTCACTTTGACCCGCGGTGGCGACTTCATGGTGCTGAGCCTCGATGTCGATGCCGCAGTCGATGAGTGACTGCATCATCTCATTGCGGATGTTCATCAAAGAGTCGGTCGGTGGAACGGGGAAATAGCCTTCCTTGTAGCGAATCTTGTAGCCCAGATTCGGTTTTTCGTCTTTGCCGCGGTTCCATTCACCTTCGGCGCTGTCCAGGTGGTAGTATCCTTCGTGCGGATTGTAGTCGTATCGTACGTCGTCGAAGATGAAGAACTCCGCCTCGGGTCCGATGTAGCAGGTGTCGGCAATACCGGTGCTCTTCAGATAGTTCGTCGATTTACGGGCGACATTGCGCGGATCGCGGCTATAGTCTTCCCGTGTAATCGGGTCTTGGATGTTGCAGACCATGACCAATGTTGGCAGCGTGGTGAATGGATCCAAGAACGCCGTCTCCGGTTGTGGCACCACGAGCATGTCGCTTTCGTTGATGGCTTGCCAGCCACGAATGCTCGAACCGTCAAAACCGAGGCCGTTTTCAAACACGTCTTCGTCCAGCTTGTTCACCGGAATCGTAAAGTGCTGCCACAAGCCAGGAAAGTCCATAAATCGCATATCCACCGCCTTGACATCCTTTTCGCGGCACAACGCCAGCACTTCTTTGGGCTTCACGGGAGTTTCCCTTTCTCAAGATTGGTCCAGAAGGTTTAATGACAGATCGCCGTCCGAGCACTCATCGCATAGGTTCCATCAATTGAACCCATGCCGCCTGTGTCGCGGCGGCGCAATAGTTAGCGGTGCAATAGCAATTGGAATGCCACAAGACGCAAAGTCGAACCAGCATGATATTGCATAATTGCCGTCTTGCAATCGGGTTAGGAAAAATTCTGATGCTGTTTCCCACCGCATCAAGAAACTGCATATTTGCCTGCGATTTAGGCAGTCGGCGACCTTTGTATGCGCAATCAACGAGAAGTGAGTGAAATGGCGAAACCCTCTGAACTGTCCCATCGCCCCAACACTTGGGAGCCAGCACTCGTCCATGCAGTTGACTAGTTCATTTTCTGTGAGGCATCGTCATTTCTACCGCCTGATTGATGGCTCCAACGTAACTTCCAAAGAGCCTGAAAATCAGCAAGATGATCAGCACCGCCACGACCGCCCACACGGCATAGCCGGCAAATTGAGTCAAAATCGCAAGCGCCCGCCGCGATTCGTCTTGGTACTGGCGGGCAACAACGCCCAGGCTTTCGGTCAATCGCCCACTCTCTTCCCCGACTTGCACGGCATGAATGAATTCGGATGGAAAGACATGAGTGGCCGCGAGAACTTCGTGGATCTCGTTGCCGCGCTGAATTCCAGCCTCGACTGCTGAAATCTGGCTGGTGAATTCGACATGATGAGTGCTTTTGAGCGCCAATCGCAGACACTTTTTCACATCGAGCGCTGTGTGCGTCGTCAGATGTAGCGTCCAAGCAAATCTGGCAATCGCCATCGTCTGCAGCGATTGACCGAGCATCGGCACCTTGAAGATCGCTCGCTGAATGGGGGCGACCCACAGTTCGCCGCGCATGATTGATCTGTACAGGCACAAGATCCCAACCGCCGCGGCTCCTAAAAATACCAAATACACAACCAACCCTCGTGTACCGGTTAAGCCCATCCCTAAAATGTCGGTTTTTGCTCGAGTGATACCTTCGATGACGCCGGAAATCCAAATCAAGAATCCGAGCACGAATATCGCGATTCCGAATTGGACCATCGGCCAGGTGATGCTACCGACGAATTGCTTCCACATCGCCATCCGCTGTTCGTAATGCTCGGTGAGCTGCTTGAGAACTTCAGGCAGATGCCCAGATTGCTCGCCGACATCGACGAGTTCTCGTGCTAGCGGCGGAAAGAATTCGCCGCAGCGATCGAATCCTTGAGCGAGCGTCCGTCCTGTCGCAACGTCGGCCTCGATCGACTCGACCTCCGCCCGCATCGACGCCGGCGAGCGGTTCACTTCGCTAGCCAGAGCGCGGCGAATGTCAATGCCCGATTCCAGCGACATTCCCAGTCGCCGCAAAAATTCAGCGAGAGGCTTGGTTGGTGCGCGGCGATCGAAAAGCATTGTTCCCCCTGCCGAAATATGACATCGGACAACTTACCCAGCATACCAGTCCACCGGTTGTGGAGCATCTGCATCCGCGCACTCGATTGACAGTGATTGAACGCTTACATTCCAGATAGATTCCCAAGCAAGCAAAAACGCTCGCATCGAACGGTTTTCATTGCGAGCAACACTGCTAGATTCGCTCAGGATTCTTCGACGAAGTCGTCCTTTTTCGAGAATTTCCATATTCCTGTACTGGACTGGCATGATTGTTGCAATGATTGACTCAAAAACGAGTATAAGACGATCGTTCTATCGCCTTTCTATATTCAGGGTTGAAATCATGGTTTGCTTGGAAGCTCAGCCCAGGCGGGCGGATCAGGAATT
Encoded proteins:
- the glnA gene encoding type I glutamate--ammonia ligase: MKPKEVLALCREKDVKAVDMRFMDFPGLWQHFTIPVNKLDEDVFENGLGFDGSSIRGWQAINESDMLVVPQPETAFLDPFTTLPTLVMVCNIQDPITREDYSRDPRNVARKSTNYLKSTGIADTCYIGPEAEFFIFDDVRYDYNPHEGYYHLDSAEGEWNRGKDEKPNLGYKIRYKEGYFPVPPTDSLMNIRNEMMQSLIDCGIDIEAQHHEVATAGQSEIDMRFNELVKMGDQVMIYKYIIKNVAKKYNKTVTFMPKPVFSDNGSGMHTHISLWKGSTPLFAGSGYAGLSEMAMYAIGGLLKHAPSILAFSNPTTNSYKRLVPGYEAPVNLAYSQRNRSASCRIPMYSPSPKAKRVEFRCPDPSCNPYLAFAAMLMAVIDGIQNKINPGDPLDKDIYDLSPEELAEVPKTPGSLEDALMALKHDHAFLLRGDVFTKDVIDTWIKYKMEKEVDAMRLRPHPYEFCLYYDM
- a CDS encoding type II secretion system F family protein, producing the protein MLFDRRAPTKPLAEFLRRLGMSLESGIDIRRALASEVNRSPASMRAEVESIEADVATGRTLAQGFDRCGEFFPPLARELVDVGEQSGHLPEVLKQLTEHYEQRMAMWKQFVGSITWPMVQFGIAIFVLGFLIWISGVIEGITRAKTDILGMGLTGTRGLVVYLVFLGAAAVGILCLYRSIMRGELWVAPIQRAIFKVPMLGQSLQTMAIARFAWTLHLTTHTALDVKKCLRLALKSTHHVEFTSQISAVEAGIQRGNEIHEVLAATHVFPSEFIHAVQVGEESGRLTESLGVVARQYQDESRRALAILTQFAGYAVWAVVAVLIILLIFRLFGSYVGAINQAVEMTMPHRK